One window of the Thermococcus sp. P6 genome contains the following:
- a CDS encoding Clp1/GlmU family protein, producing MNKATYTEDVPPDRPELLEKLLRMEKPATVMLIGSTDSGKTTLLTFLANGLLKEGLRVAVVDGDVGQKGILPPATLSLAFPERPFVSIGELEAYAHYFVGTISPAGYVGEMAVGVKRLVDIAVEKADIVLVDTTGFVTAQGAEMKRLKAELLRPDLMVFLERAGELSHLRRLLSAYGETTVLRVSEGAREHSPEERKALRREKWREYFSGASTVEVDLSKVTPSGTGLFRGRPLIPEERELLAAIFRWLVVAGWKDEKYYVVTAGFGGEGHPSTVHAVDFEKLSNLLVGFIDGEGLCPGVGIIKWINFSEMKAQVLTPLSAEELERTVELRFGRIRVLEGGEELGLLRRNEI from the coding sequence ATGAACAAGGCGACCTACACCGAGGATGTTCCTCCTGACAGGCCGGAACTTCTTGAAAAACTCCTAAGAATGGAGAAGCCTGCCACGGTTATGCTGATCGGTTCAACCGACAGCGGAAAGACCACGCTTTTAACCTTTCTGGCCAACGGGCTCCTCAAAGAGGGCCTTCGGGTTGCGGTCGTTGACGGCGACGTCGGTCAGAAGGGCATCCTTCCCCCGGCCACTTTAAGCCTCGCCTTTCCCGAGAGACCCTTCGTGTCTATCGGCGAGCTTGAAGCTTATGCCCACTACTTCGTGGGCACGATCTCCCCGGCCGGCTACGTCGGTGAGATGGCCGTTGGGGTTAAGAGGCTGGTGGATATTGCCGTTGAAAAGGCCGACATCGTTCTCGTGGATACCACGGGCTTCGTCACGGCTCAGGGGGCCGAGATGAAGCGCCTCAAGGCCGAACTCCTGAGGCCGGACCTGATGGTCTTCCTTGAAAGGGCCGGTGAACTATCCCACCTCAGGAGACTCCTCTCGGCCTATGGCGAAACCACGGTTCTCCGAGTCAGCGAGGGGGCGAGGGAACACTCCCCGGAAGAACGCAAAGCCCTTAGAAGGGAGAAGTGGCGGGAGTACTTCTCCGGGGCTTCAACGGTCGAGGTTGACCTCTCGAAGGTAACGCCATCGGGGACGGGGCTTTTCAGGGGCAGACCCCTCATCCCGGAAGAACGGGAGCTACTGGCGGCCATTTTCCGATGGTTAGTCGTGGCCGGATGGAAGGACGAAAAGTACTACGTCGTAACGGCCGGGTTCGGCGGAGAGGGTCACCCTTCCACCGTCCATGCGGTCGACTTCGAGAAACTCAGCAACCTCCTCGTGGGGTTCATCGACGGCGAGGGCCTGTGTCCCGGTGTGGGAATAATAAAGTGGATAAACTTCTCGGAGATGAAAGCGCAGGTTCTAACGCCCCTTTCCGCAGAAGAACTTGAGAGAACCGTTGAGCTTCGCTTTGGAAGGATCAGGGTGCTCGAAGGGGGAGAGGAGCTCGGCCTCCTCAGGAGAAACGAGATCTAA
- a CDS encoding HD domain-containing protein, with amino-acid sequence MYTEEELLGEIKELIDDGELYELYERTFRKYHRYFDTTNYIVLNVYGFNDHGPIHVLLTTRRALELLGIIKRFGMETTAEKLGKPLRWSKFIVAFGALLHDIGNMIHRQNHYEFSVFLAEPIVDELVREFTDDHLLLKALTLNAIYTHDEAVPCTTIEGSLVTIADGCDMEAGRSRLVYRKDRVDIHSVSALAIERVEIREGNEEQPIEIEIWMKHPAGIFQVDEVLTKKVKSSLLAGKIRLRIHSDGEIMEKVI; translated from the coding sequence ATGTACACGGAAGAAGAGCTTCTCGGGGAGATAAAGGAGCTCATCGATGACGGGGAACTCTACGAACTCTACGAGAGGACCTTCAGGAAGTACCACCGGTACTTCGATACCACCAATTACATAGTCCTGAACGTTTACGGCTTCAACGATCACGGACCGATTCACGTCCTGCTCACCACCCGGAGGGCGCTCGAACTGCTCGGCATAATCAAGAGGTTCGGAATGGAAACCACCGCTGAAAAGCTCGGCAAACCCCTACGCTGGAGCAAGTTCATAGTGGCCTTCGGGGCGCTGTTGCACGACATCGGGAACATGATACACAGGCAGAACCACTACGAATTCAGCGTTTTCCTTGCGGAGCCTATAGTTGATGAGCTCGTGAGGGAATTCACGGATGACCATCTTCTCCTCAAGGCCCTGACGCTTAACGCCATCTATACCCATGACGAAGCCGTTCCGTGCACCACCATTGAGGGCTCGCTCGTCACCATAGCGGATGGCTGCGATATGGAGGCCGGAAGGAGCAGGCTCGTTTACAGGAAGGACAGGGTGGACATACACTCTGTATCCGCTCTGGCCATCGAGAGGGTGGAGATAAGGGAAGGAAACGAGGAACAGCCCATAGAGATTGAGATATGGATGAAGCATCCCGCAGGGATCTTTCAGGTGGACGAGGTGCTCACGAAAAAGGTCAAGAGTTCCCTGCTTGCCGGGAAGATCAGACTGAGGATACACAGTGATGGCGAGATCATGGAGAAGGTTATTTAA
- the engB gene encoding GTP-binding protein EngB: protein MIIFVGRSNVGKSTLIFRLTGKWVKRGKRPGVTRRPVEVNWRGKVIVDMPGFGFMSGVPRHVQERIKDEIVHFIEDNAEGIELAVLVVDGKAAPEIIERWEKRGEIPIDVEFYGFLRELGIPVVVAVNKMDRIRNVGKTINFLAEKFGVPPGEIESTFVPISAKFGKNLLELRKLMEEKLKRER, encoded by the coding sequence ATGATAATATTCGTGGGACGTTCCAACGTTGGAAAGAGTACCCTCATATTCCGCCTTACCGGGAAGTGGGTTAAACGGGGAAAAAGACCCGGGGTAACGAGGAGACCCGTTGAGGTGAACTGGCGCGGGAAGGTTATCGTGGACATGCCGGGCTTCGGGTTCATGAGCGGTGTTCCAAGGCACGTTCAGGAGCGCATAAAGGACGAGATAGTGCACTTCATCGAGGACAACGCCGAGGGAATCGAGCTCGCCGTTCTCGTGGTGGACGGAAAGGCCGCTCCGGAGATAATCGAGCGGTGGGAGAAGCGCGGTGAGATACCCATAGACGTGGAGTTCTACGGGTTCCTGAGGGAGCTCGGGATACCCGTGGTGGTGGCCGTCAACAAGATGGACAGAATAAGGAACGTGGGGAAAACGATAAACTTCCTCGCCGAAAAGTTCGGGGTCCCTCCCGGGGAGATTGAAAGTACTTTCGTTCCAATTTCGGCGAAGTTCGGGAAGAACCTCCTCGAGCTGAGAAAACTGATGGAGGAGAAACTCAAAAGGGAAAGGTGA
- a CDS encoding 30S ribosomal protein S6e: MATFKLVISNPKTGVARQVEVSGESAEKLIGKRIGEEIPAGELGLNLSEIFGEEVPGNVRLRITGGTDRDGFPMRPDVHGPRRVKILVSRGPGFRPKEKGERRKKTVRGNTISPEIVQVNMKLVF; this comes from the coding sequence ATGGCGACCTTTAAGCTCGTTATATCCAACCCGAAGACCGGGGTTGCAAGGCAGGTTGAGGTAAGCGGAGAAAGTGCCGAAAAACTGATAGGAAAGCGCATAGGTGAGGAAATACCGGCGGGCGAGCTCGGACTCAACCTCTCCGAGATATTCGGCGAGGAGGTACCGGGCAACGTCAGGCTCAGGATAACGGGAGGAACCGACAGGGACGGCTTCCCCATGCGTCCGGACGTTCACGGTCCGAGGAGGGTCAAGATCCTCGTCTCCCGTGGTCCCGGCTTCAGGCCGAAGGAGAAGGGAGAGAGGAGAAAGAAAACCGTCAGGGGCAACACCATCAGTCCCGAGATCGTTCAGGTCAACATGAAGCTCGTCTTCTGA
- a CDS encoding OB-fold nucleic acid binding domain-containing protein produces the protein MRKRLPASRVYIKDLLEGYYVRSEGDFEPNYLITRDARKIHRAKVVATVVRDPIMSEDETYGRFQIDDGTGTLWVFGFREDTRFVKLVKKGDLVQIVGKISEWRDDRQILVEGVSKVEPNMWILHRFETLKEKAEHALKARTAFEIYDRYGITAKARVIAKNKGISEDLLMTIDELYTLMLEQKNAEEEIFEEELPEESEENPELEKAKKAVLELLREKGRALSRKFIVKKLSGELDEELIEEAITRLLAEGEIYEPEIGYYEPL, from the coding sequence ATGAGAAAGCGACTCCCGGCAAGCAGGGTTTACATCAAAGACCTTCTGGAGGGCTACTACGTCAGGAGCGAGGGCGACTTCGAGCCCAACTACCTGATAACCCGGGACGCGAGGAAGATCCACAGGGCCAAGGTTGTGGCAACCGTCGTCAGGGACCCCATCATGAGCGAGGACGAAACCTACGGGAGGTTCCAGATAGACGATGGCACCGGAACCCTCTGGGTCTTCGGTTTCAGGGAGGACACGCGTTTCGTGAAGCTCGTGAAGAAGGGCGACCTCGTTCAGATAGTGGGAAAGATCTCCGAGTGGCGCGACGACAGGCAGATACTCGTCGAGGGGGTATCGAAAGTCGAACCCAACATGTGGATACTCCACCGCTTTGAGACCCTCAAGGAGAAGGCGGAACACGCGCTAAAGGCCAGAACGGCCTTCGAGATATACGACAGGTACGGAATAACCGCCAAGGCAAGGGTAATAGCCAAGAACAAGGGGATAAGCGAGGACCTTCTCATGACCATAGACGAGCTCTACACCCTGATGCTCGAACAGAAGAACGCCGAGGAGGAGATCTTCGAGGAGGAGCTCCCGGAAGAGTCCGAGGAAAATCCCGAGCTTGAGAAGGCCAAGAAAGCCGTCCTTGAGCTGCTCAGGGAAAAGGGTAGGGCCCTCTCCCGCAAGTTCATAGTAAAGAAGCTCTCCGGGGAACTGGACGAGGAACTGATCGAGGAAGCCATAACCCGGCTCCTTGCTGAGGGGGAGATATACGAGCCCGAGATAGGCTACTACGAGCCCCTTTGA
- a CDS encoding DUF432 domain-containing protein, with amino-acid sequence MFGEHELKTKFIKIGDKRIHLLEEGDDTVRYRRDDVEVLIKKGDGKLGVFPAPAVGYGVRFLMVKFKAPVVVPPRDSIRGFVEAPVEVEVKLGRVRVDRFPAGREKYALYGTLEAGFIARYHPSPFYTEEPPSHGVAGLIIVNPSEEWKRLERVVFPIASSTMYYSPEKGYYPLLIVTMKSHIPEVNNTGRPPKEGLNATGEARSLPNVPMRW; translated from the coding sequence ATGTTTGGGGAGCATGAACTCAAGACAAAGTTCATTAAAATCGGGGATAAACGCATTCACCTTCTCGAGGAGGGAGATGATACTGTGAGATACCGCCGGGATGACGTCGAAGTTCTCATCAAGAAGGGCGATGGAAAGCTCGGCGTCTTCCCCGCTCCAGCTGTGGGCTACGGCGTCCGGTTCCTGATGGTAAAGTTCAAAGCCCCGGTGGTCGTGCCCCCGCGGGATTCCATAAGGGGTTTTGTGGAGGCTCCCGTTGAGGTGGAGGTTAAGCTCGGCAGGGTGAGGGTTGACAGGTTCCCCGCGGGCAGGGAAAAGTACGCCCTCTACGGGACCCTTGAGGCCGGGTTCATAGCGCGCTACCACCCCAGTCCCTTCTACACGGAGGAGCCCCCTTCCCATGGCGTGGCGGGATTGATCATCGTGAACCCATCGGAGGAATGGAAGCGCCTTGAGAGGGTCGTCTTCCCCATAGCCAGCTCCACGATGTATTATTCCCCTGAAAAAGGCTACTACCCGCTCCTCATCGTTACGATGAAGAGCCACATTCCGGAGGTAAACAACACTGGAAGGCCTCCGAAGGAGGGACTCAACGCAACCGGAGAGGCCAGATCTCTGCCCAACGTCCCCATGAGGTGGTGA
- a CDS encoding PIN domain-containing protein — MIKEEWLVIPDTNFLLVPGQFGVDVISELNRILDVKFRVAVPNVVLQELELIERKSRGRDLMAIRMARKLAERFEVVDVGRFGDGPTDDQILEFAVKRGRTIVCTNDRKLRKRLREKGVPVVYLRSKKILELEGMVG, encoded by the coding sequence ATGATAAAGGAGGAATGGCTCGTCATTCCGGACACCAACTTCCTCCTCGTGCCCGGACAGTTCGGCGTTGACGTGATCTCCGAGCTGAACAGGATCCTGGACGTGAAGTTCAGGGTGGCCGTCCCCAACGTCGTTCTACAGGAGCTCGAGCTCATAGAGAGGAAGTCGAGGGGAAGGGACCTGATGGCCATCAGGATGGCTAGAAAGCTCGCCGAAAGGTTTGAGGTGGTTGACGTTGGTCGCTTCGGCGACGGACCCACGGACGACCAGATCCTCGAGTTTGCCGTGAAGAGGGGGCGCACCATCGTCTGCACCAACGACCGAAAGCTCAGGAAGCGGCTAAGGGAGAAGGGCGTCCCCGTGGTTTACCTGCGTTCGAAGAAGATCCTCGAGCTCGAGGGGATGGTCGGATAA
- a CDS encoding DUF434 domain-containing protein: MLHDAYMDVKYLLNRGYRKKYALEFVANHYRLTAGERHLLARCVFPDAWIEKVRKKLLEPGDLRGRVLAVDGFNVLITLESLLDGEAILCEDGLVRDLKYLGRYRLKERTGDLLKEMALSLTDVGPEKVVFFYGKNVPKSGIVKKLTEKALGSRVPCEVALVRSPDFELKTYDTVATADAGIIQKVPHVFDLAAYTALRLGIKARPFSDFLFPENFSSV, encoded by the coding sequence ATGCTCCACGATGCCTACATGGACGTGAAGTACCTGCTCAACAGGGGCTACCGGAAGAAGTACGCACTGGAATTCGTGGCCAACCACTACAGGCTGACCGCGGGAGAGAGGCACCTGCTCGCGAGGTGCGTTTTTCCGGACGCATGGATAGAGAAGGTAAGGAAAAAGCTCCTCGAACCGGGGGATCTCAGGGGAAGGGTTCTGGCGGTTGATGGGTTCAACGTCCTGATAACCCTCGAATCCCTCCTCGATGGGGAGGCCATACTCTGCGAGGACGGACTCGTAAGAGACCTCAAGTACTTAGGAAGGTACCGGCTAAAGGAAAGAACAGGGGACCTGTTGAAGGAGATGGCCCTCTCTCTGACCGATGTCGGTCCTGAAAAAGTGGTCTTTTTCTACGGTAAGAACGTTCCAAAGAGCGGTATCGTGAAGAAACTCACCGAAAAAGCGCTCGGCTCGAGGGTTCCCTGTGAGGTGGCCCTCGTCAGGAGCCCCGACTTCGAACTCAAGACCTACGATACGGTGGCAACGGCCGACGCTGGTATAATCCAGAAGGTCCCCCACGTCTTCGATCTTGCCGCTTACACGGCCCTCAGGCTGGGAATAAAGGCCAGACCCTTTTCCGATTTCCTGTTTCCAGAAAACTTCAGTTCTGTTTGA
- a CDS encoding replication protein RepA has protein sequence MEEVRFRRRKPAVERKISEIREDDTRVSLIGKAFKVDKMDYTFWLDDGTGVILVESEENVLPAEGQTVRVIGRLIRNEEIHVYGEVVQDFSSADLEALEEIRELERKVIPKVEGVIEFFGGEEP, from the coding sequence GTGGAGGAAGTAAGGTTCAGGCGCAGAAAGCCCGCCGTTGAAAGGAAGATCTCCGAGATAAGGGAGGACGATACGAGGGTTTCCCTCATAGGAAAGGCCTTCAAGGTCGATAAGATGGACTACACCTTCTGGCTCGACGACGGGACGGGGGTCATACTCGTAGAGAGCGAGGAGAACGTTCTTCCCGCGGAAGGGCAGACGGTCCGTGTTATCGGAAGGCTCATCAGGAACGAGGAGATCCACGTCTACGGAGAGGTCGTTCAGGATTTCAGCTCCGCGGACCTCGAGGCGCTGGAGGAGATCAGGGAGCTCGAGAGGAAGGTTATCCCGAAGGTCGAGGGTGTCATCGAGTTCTTCGGAGGTGAGGAGCCATGA
- the eif2g gene encoding translation initiation factor IF-2 subunit gamma, with protein sequence MAKEKFKQAEVNIGMVGHVDHGKTTLTRALTGIWTDTHSEELRRGITIKIGFADAEVRKCPECGRYSTSPVCPYCGAKTDFERRVSFIDAPGHEALMTTMLAGAALMDGAVLVIAANEGVMPQTREHLMALQIVGNKNVVIALNKIELVDREKVLERYREVKEFVKGTVAENAPIIPISALHGANVDVLLKAIEEFIPTPKRNPDLPPKMLVLRSFDVNKPGTRPEKLVGGVIGGSIVQGKLKVGDEIEIRPGVPYEEHGRIKYEPISTEIVSLQAGGKFVEEAYPGGLVGVGTLLDPYLTKGDIMAGNVVGKPGELPPVWNDLRLEVHLLERVVGTEKELRVEPIKRREVLLLNVGTARTMGLVTGLGKDEVELKLQVPVCAEAGDRVAISRQVGSRWRLIGYGFIKD encoded by the coding sequence ATGGCGAAAGAGAAATTTAAGCAGGCTGAGGTCAACATCGGGATGGTGGGTCACGTTGATCATGGTAAAACGACGCTCACGAGGGCTCTGACGGGGATATGGACGGACACCCACAGCGAGGAGCTTAGAAGGGGGATCACCATCAAGATAGGCTTCGCCGATGCCGAGGTAAGGAAGTGCCCCGAGTGTGGAAGGTACTCCACCTCGCCCGTATGTCCCTACTGCGGAGCCAAGACAGATTTCGAAAGGCGCGTTTCTTTCATAGATGCCCCCGGTCACGAGGCCCTCATGACGACGATGCTCGCCGGGGCCGCCCTGATGGACGGCGCGGTTCTCGTTATAGCTGCCAACGAGGGGGTAATGCCCCAGACCCGGGAGCACCTGATGGCCCTCCAGATAGTGGGCAACAAAAACGTTGTGATAGCCCTTAACAAGATAGAGCTCGTGGACAGGGAGAAGGTTCTGGAACGCTACCGCGAGGTAAAGGAGTTCGTTAAGGGCACCGTGGCTGAGAATGCTCCTATAATCCCCATCTCGGCCCTTCACGGGGCCAACGTCGACGTTCTCCTCAAGGCAATAGAGGAGTTTATTCCAACGCCGAAACGAAACCCGGACCTGCCTCCGAAAATGCTGGTTCTGAGGAGCTTCGACGTCAACAAGCCCGGAACCAGACCCGAAAAGCTCGTGGGCGGTGTCATCGGGGGTTCGATAGTACAGGGAAAGCTGAAGGTGGGGGACGAGATCGAGATAAGGCCGGGCGTTCCCTACGAGGAGCACGGCAGGATAAAGTACGAACCGATAAGCACCGAGATAGTCTCCCTCCAGGCGGGTGGAAAGTTCGTGGAGGAAGCCTACCCCGGCGGGCTCGTGGGGGTGGGGACCCTGCTCGATCCATACCTCACCAAGGGCGACATCATGGCCGGAAACGTCGTCGGAAAACCCGGGGAGCTGCCGCCCGTGTGGAACGATTTAAGGCTCGAGGTTCACCTTCTCGAGCGCGTTGTCGGTACGGAGAAAGAGCTCAGGGTCGAGCCGATAAAGAGGAGGGAAGTGCTCCTTCTCAACGTCGGAACGGCCAGAACCATGGGGCTCGTGACCGGCCTCGGGAAGGACGAGGTGGAGCTCAAACTTCAGGTGCCGGTATGTGCTGAAGCCGGCGACAGGGTGGCCATAAGCCGGCAGGTCGGCAGCAGGTGGCGCCTCATCGGCTACGGGTTCATAAAGGACTGA
- a CDS encoding mechanosensitive ion channel family protein, protein MLSNSTSSLLGGELVWKITIGGAVKALLILFFGYLIARFIRRYIVKLSGTTKYVWIVNEDTADTLHNLIVITSLVYALDTIGLLSYRIAGTSISNIISAVLVFYFSYLLARRSKDYMIMRTPQKKLPEVQVKAKLFYYTVVTLAFFIALNIAGFSGKLTTLLAAAGITGIVLGFASQTVVANFISGIFMYFDRPLKIGDPVEVAGYSGVVHDIRILSTRIRTWDGTLVRIPNEKLFNSEIKNLQRYPARRVDVLVGIAYKEDAQRAVEVIKEVLDEMPYVLAEPEPVVFVDNLGDNSVNIAVRAWAPSEKWFDVRMGMVQKIKEALDEAGIEIPFPQRVNWFAEELRVKVEKD, encoded by the coding sequence ATGCTTTCAAACTCCACGTCTTCGTTGCTCGGTGGAGAACTGGTATGGAAGATAACGATCGGCGGGGCGGTTAAGGCGCTTCTAATCCTGTTTTTTGGATACTTAATCGCCAGATTCATCCGCCGCTACATCGTAAAACTATCGGGAACCACGAAGTACGTGTGGATAGTGAACGAGGATACCGCCGACACTCTCCACAACCTGATCGTGATAACCTCGCTCGTTTATGCCCTCGACACGATCGGTTTACTGTCGTACAGAATCGCCGGGACGAGCATTAGCAACATTATAAGCGCCGTTCTCGTGTTCTACTTCTCCTACCTGCTCGCCAGACGTTCTAAGGACTACATGATAATGCGCACCCCTCAAAAGAAGCTCCCGGAGGTTCAGGTTAAGGCCAAGCTCTTCTATTACACCGTGGTCACCCTTGCCTTTTTCATAGCCCTTAACATCGCCGGCTTCAGCGGAAAGCTAACGACCCTTCTGGCGGCGGCGGGCATAACGGGTATCGTCCTCGGTTTCGCCTCGCAGACGGTGGTGGCCAACTTCATCTCGGGCATATTCATGTATTTTGACAGACCCCTGAAGATAGGCGATCCCGTGGAGGTTGCCGGCTACTCGGGGGTAGTCCACGACATAAGGATCCTTTCAACGCGCATAAGAACGTGGGATGGAACCCTCGTCAGGATTCCAAACGAGAAGCTCTTCAACAGCGAGATAAAGAACCTGCAGAGGTATCCAGCGAGGAGGGTCGATGTTCTTGTTGGAATAGCCTATAAAGAAGATGCCCAGAGGGCGGTGGAAGTTATAAAAGAGGTGCTCGATGAGATGCCCTACGTTCTTGCGGAGCCCGAGCCGGTTGTATTCGTGGACAACCTCGGGGATAACAGTGTGAACATAGCGGTTAGGGCGTGGGCGCCGAGCGAGAAGTGGTTCGACGTGAGGATGGGGATGGTTCAGAAGATCAAGGAAGCCCTTGACGAGGCAGGTATAGAGATACCCTTCCCGCAGAGGGTGAACTGGTTCGCGGAGGAGCTCAGAGTTAAGGTCGAGAAGGACTAA
- a CDS encoding Lrp/AsnC family transcriptional regulator: MAKERDVTPRQIKLLRKFYEEGRTIEVHTVEKTQDELAKELGITRQALSNHLKALKELGYIRTGRGFIDLTEKALTLLGEKKGDVFVFVKIDPTKRKTVYERIRELRIRRIYRVTGDIDLIIETDKSRLDEILEEIASLDGVRETITHIVLEVI, translated from the coding sequence ATGGCGAAAGAACGGGACGTCACTCCGAGGCAGATAAAACTGCTCAGGAAGTTCTACGAGGAGGGAAGGACCATAGAGGTGCACACCGTTGAGAAGACACAGGATGAACTCGCGAAAGAGCTTGGAATCACCAGACAGGCCCTCAGTAACCATCTTAAGGCCCTCAAGGAGCTCGGCTACATAAGGACGGGACGGGGCTTTATAGACCTTACGGAGAAGGCCCTCACCCTCCTCGGCGAGAAGAAGGGAGACGTGTTCGTTTTCGTGAAGATAGACCCCACGAAAAGGAAGACCGTTTACGAGCGCATAAGGGAGCTCAGGATAAGGAGGATATACAGAGTTACCGGGGACATAGACCTCATAATAGAGACCGACAAATCCCGGCTCGACGAGATACTCGAGGAGATAGCCTCACTCGACGGCGTCAGGGAGACCATCACCCACATCGTCCTCGAGGTTATCTGA
- a CDS encoding geranylgeranylglycerol-phosphate geranylgeranyltransferase, which translates to MELRAFVEITRPHNCLLAGIVGLLGSVVAVGHFPDPVTALLVFLVVTLGCGGGNTINDYFDYEIDRINRPERPIPRGAIERRTARHYSLFLFGTGLLLAGFINLPSFLLAALAYVMMVVYAWKLKPLPLLGNLVVAALTAATPLYGALAVGRIGLAGYLAICAFLVNVAREIIKDVEDVEGDLIKGARTLPIVWGKKKASYLGAFFAFLTVVASFLPVKAGVGPGYYAMLPVDLMILYAGYLVLRNQDRESAHRSQLILKLSIFLAVIAFMVAAIV; encoded by the coding sequence ATGGAGCTCAGGGCCTTCGTGGAAATAACCAGACCCCATAACTGCCTTCTTGCCGGAATAGTGGGTCTTCTCGGTTCCGTCGTTGCCGTGGGTCACTTTCCGGATCCCGTTACGGCCCTTCTCGTGTTCCTCGTGGTTACACTCGGCTGTGGCGGGGGCAACACGATAAACGACTACTTCGACTACGAGATAGACAGGATCAACAGGCCGGAGCGACCGATTCCGAGGGGTGCGATCGAGAGGAGGACGGCCCGCCACTACTCCCTGTTCCTCTTCGGTACCGGACTCCTACTCGCTGGCTTCATAAACCTCCCGTCCTTTTTGCTGGCGGCTCTGGCCTACGTGATGATGGTTGTCTACGCATGGAAGCTCAAACCCCTTCCCCTCCTGGGAAACCTCGTGGTGGCGGCCCTGACCGCGGCCACACCGCTCTACGGTGCCCTTGCAGTTGGACGCATCGGACTGGCAGGCTATCTGGCCATCTGTGCCTTCCTTGTGAACGTTGCCCGGGAGATCATCAAGGACGTTGAGGACGTTGAGGGCGATCTCATCAAAGGCGCCAGAACCCTACCCATAGTCTGGGGGAAGAAAAAAGCGTCCTACCTCGGGGCCTTCTTCGCCTTCCTGACCGTCGTGGCATCTTTCCTGCCCGTGAAGGCTGGTGTGGGCCCCGGCTACTACGCGATGCTTCCCGTTGACCTGATGATCCTCTACGCGGGTTACCTCGTACTTAGGAATCAGGACAGGGAATCGGCGCACAGGTCGCAGTTAATCCTTAAATTGAGTATATTCCTTGCGGTGATCGCCTTCATGGTTGCCGCCATAGTTTGA
- a CDS encoding preprotein translocase subunit Sec61beta: protein MAKEKTTLPPTGAGLMRFFDEDTRAIKVTPRGVIAITLILIAFEILLHAFGSQIFGV, encoded by the coding sequence ATGGCAAAGGAGAAAACAACGCTTCCACCAACGGGTGCCGGTTTAATGCGCTTCTTCGACGAGGACACGAGGGCAATAAAGGTAACCCCGAGGGGAGTTATAGCGATCACGCTTATCCTTATCGCCTTTGAGATACTCCTCCACGCCTTCGGTTCGCAGATTTTCGGCGTTTAA
- a CDS encoding ribonucleoside-triphosphate reductase, whose product MEFEKEILKNLESEELWTIVTFKTPDGPTKTLEKLIGILKDSGWRVTFKANWWTADVPYGIARLDLRKDGREKILLGRWILGRRYELIGVENMPLETGKEEFFRLVDGITSTLIHDPVIRTMREQY is encoded by the coding sequence ATGGAGTTTGAAAAGGAAATCCTGAAGAATCTCGAATCCGAGGAGCTCTGGACGATCGTTACGTTTAAAACGCCCGATGGGCCGACCAAAACCCTTGAAAAGCTCATCGGGATCCTGAAGGACTCCGGCTGGAGGGTCACCTTTAAGGCCAACTGGTGGACTGCTGACGTCCCCTACGGCATCGCAAGGCTCGACCTCCGGAAGGATGGGAGGGAAAAGATACTGCTGGGAAGGTGGATACTCGGCCGGAGGTACGAGCTCATAGGGGTGGAGAACATGCCCCTCGAGACGGGAAAGGAGGAGTTCTTCCGCCTCGTGGACGGGATAACTTCCACGCTCATACACGACCCGGTCATAAGGACCATGAGGGAACAGTATTAA